The Streptomyces sp. NL15-2K genome contains a region encoding:
- a CDS encoding amidohydrolase, producing MTPSPAENAAGNAADNAAANVEENAAAHAEGAADLVITGCTVLVHDDQERIGFEEDAAIVVRDGVVESVTTAAAVANRPAAERIDARGQVAMPGLINCHTHAPMVALRGIAEDLPTEEWFNDVVWPVESNLTEKDVELGARLACAEMIRGGVTCFADHYFSMDAVAAVVAECGMRAHLGEAYFSSQGPEGRERSVAFALRHRGGADGRITTALAPHAPYTVDDADLAATARLAHEHGLPVHLHASENRDQTDTSLARHGVTPIEVLQRTGILDTDVLIAHGTGIVERDLPVLENAGGHTAVATAPRGYLKFAWPTTTPVRALHDLGIPVGLATDGAASNNSLDVWESMALTALIQKSTTGDPRWLTSRQALHHATLQSARAVGLGDSVGSIAPGHRADLVLVDLTGPHTQPVHDLAATLVHSARSSDVRTTIVDGRILMRDRELLTIDVPAMIGELGERLPALVDRSHGKRIQDYDT from the coding sequence ATGACGCCCTCTCCCGCAGAGAACGCCGCAGGGAACGCCGCAGACAACGCCGCAGCGAACGTCGAAGAGAACGCCGCAGCCCATGCCGAAGGCGCCGCCGATCTCGTCATCACCGGCTGCACCGTCCTCGTGCACGACGACCAGGAGCGGATCGGGTTCGAGGAGGACGCCGCGATCGTCGTACGGGACGGAGTCGTGGAGTCCGTGACGACCGCGGCCGCGGTGGCGAACCGTCCCGCCGCCGAACGCATCGACGCGCGCGGCCAGGTCGCCATGCCGGGACTGATCAACTGCCATACCCACGCCCCCATGGTCGCCCTGCGCGGTATCGCCGAGGACCTGCCGACCGAGGAGTGGTTCAACGACGTCGTCTGGCCCGTGGAGTCCAACCTCACGGAGAAGGATGTGGAGTTGGGGGCGCGGCTCGCCTGCGCCGAGATGATCCGCGGTGGCGTCACCTGCTTCGCGGACCACTACTTCAGCATGGACGCGGTCGCCGCCGTCGTCGCCGAGTGCGGGATGCGGGCGCATCTGGGCGAGGCTTACTTCTCCTCCCAGGGGCCCGAAGGGCGGGAGAGATCAGTGGCGTTCGCGCTACGGCACCGGGGTGGCGCCGACGGTCGCATCACCACGGCCCTCGCCCCGCACGCCCCCTACACCGTGGACGACGCCGATCTCGCCGCCACCGCCCGACTCGCCCACGAGCACGGCCTCCCCGTGCACCTGCACGCCTCCGAGAACCGCGACCAGACCGACACCAGCCTCGCCCGGCACGGCGTCACCCCGATCGAGGTGCTTCAGCGCACCGGGATTCTCGACACCGACGTGCTCATCGCGCACGGCACCGGCATCGTCGAGCGCGACCTGCCCGTCCTCGAAAACGCCGGAGGTCATACGGCCGTCGCCACCGCGCCCCGCGGCTACCTCAAGTTCGCCTGGCCCACCACCACACCGGTCCGCGCACTGCACGACCTCGGCATCCCCGTCGGACTCGCCACGGACGGCGCCGCCTCCAACAACTCCCTCGACGTATGGGAGTCGATGGCGCTCACCGCCCTGATCCAGAAGTCCACGACGGGCGACCCGCGCTGGCTGACCTCCCGTCAAGCCCTGCACCACGCGACCCTGCAGAGCGCCCGCGCCGTCGGCCTCGGCGACAGCGTCGGCAGCATCGCCCCGGGCCACCGCGCCGACCTCGTCCTCGTCGACCTGACCGGCCCGCACACCCAGCCCGTCCACGACCTCGCCGCGACCCTCGTGCACAGCGCCCGATCCTCCGACGTCCGCACCACGATCGTCGACGGACGGATCCTGATGCGCGACCGCGAACTGCTGACGATCGATGTGCCCGCGATGATCGGGGAGTTGGGGGAGCGACTGCCCGCACTCGTGGACCGCAGCCACGGCAAACGCATCCAGGACTACGACACATAG
- a CDS encoding helix-turn-helix domain-containing protein: MKGERFARMHCSVARAAAVVADQWTVVILRDLFLGLNRYEDLRADLAIATNVLADRLDHLVAERVVERVAYQERPVRYEYALTDAGRDLYGVVLTLLTWGDRHRAVAGPPLVPVHETCGHAAEARVTCSHCGGELRPEDVRHTPGPGGRTEPGTALVHTVLDRAGQFGRLHGEGQLGQP, translated from the coding sequence ATGAAAGGTGAACGCTTCGCGCGGATGCACTGCTCGGTCGCGCGAGCCGCGGCCGTCGTCGCGGACCAGTGGACGGTCGTCATCCTGCGCGACCTCTTCCTCGGCCTGAACCGCTACGAGGACCTGCGCGCCGACCTGGCCATCGCCACCAACGTCCTGGCGGACCGGCTCGACCACCTGGTGGCCGAGCGAGTCGTGGAACGGGTGGCGTACCAGGAGCGTCCGGTGCGGTACGAGTACGCCCTGACGGACGCCGGGAGGGACTTGTACGGCGTCGTCCTGACGCTGCTGACATGGGGCGACCGGCACCGGGCGGTGGCGGGCCCGCCCCTGGTGCCCGTCCACGAGACGTGCGGGCACGCCGCCGAGGCACGGGTGACGTGCTCGCACTGCGGCGGCGAACTGCGCCCGGAGGATGTCAGGCACACGCCGGGACCGGGTGGCAGGACGGAGCCGGGGACGGCGTTGGTGCACACGGTGCTGGACCGAGCGGGGCAGTTCGGTCGGCTACATGGCGAGGGGCAGCTCGGGCAGCCGTAG
- a CDS encoding ABC transporter ATP-binding protein yields the protein MSESERLLFGGPLRYDMGWNSHADAFLELNFRAMVTRLPALLTASFRLAWQADRRAARTVLAAEVGRGVAQAVSLLAVNSVLGRLIGDGTLEDRLRGAVPALVVMAAVMLVGALLRAASTYATGRLEPKVERVATERYLERAATVELAAIEDHAFHKLLDTAQYGAASARRMISYATRVVNAMISLIAAAGVLTVLHPALLPLLVTMTLPSAWSALTIARRRYESFHAWVQHARAGRLLGALLIEPEAAPEIRVHGVGPFLLRHFRAMSETAEAEQARLARLAARTGLIAAAWTGLATAATYATLGGLLLAGAMALSVAGTAVIAIRTGSQSLDTLVVEVNALHEEALFVGDLQRLYAEAAQRAIPVGGAALPEDPREIRFENVSFTYPGDAARPALDDVTLTVPLGKIVALVGENGSGKTTLVKLLAGLYAPDRGRILWDDVDAASADRHLLAERVAMVAQDFKRWPFTARVNVAVGRSSVPLTDERVTEAVVEAGAEQVVGDLPRGLDTLLARNFSGGHELSGGQWQRLGIARAAYRRGRILIVDEPTAALDARAELEVFEKIRALAGTGQTVILITHRLASVRHADLVHVLDQGRLVESGTPEELLAVGGVYAELYSLQAEQFTTKLPASGTEPKVPASGTEPKLPASGATVKVPAPKAG from the coding sequence ATGTCCGAGTCGGAGCGGCTGCTCTTCGGCGGCCCGTTGCGCTACGACATGGGCTGGAACTCGCACGCCGACGCCTTCCTGGAGCTGAACTTCCGGGCCATGGTGACCCGGCTCCCGGCCCTGCTGACGGCCAGCTTCCGGCTCGCGTGGCAGGCCGACCGGCGCGCCGCGCGGACCGTGCTGGCCGCGGAGGTCGGCCGGGGTGTCGCCCAGGCGGTGAGCCTGCTCGCGGTCAACAGCGTGCTCGGCCGGCTGATCGGCGACGGCACGCTGGAGGACCGGCTGCGCGGCGCCGTCCCCGCGCTGGTGGTCATGGCCGCCGTGATGCTGGTCGGGGCGCTGCTGCGGGCCGCGTCCACGTACGCCACCGGGCGGCTGGAGCCCAAGGTGGAGCGGGTGGCGACCGAGCGCTATCTGGAGCGGGCGGCGACCGTGGAGCTGGCCGCGATCGAGGACCACGCCTTCCACAAGCTGCTGGACACCGCGCAGTACGGCGCCGCCTCCGCCCGGCGGATGATCTCGTACGCCACGCGCGTGGTGAACGCGATGATCTCGCTGATCGCGGCGGCGGGCGTGCTGACCGTGCTGCACCCGGCGCTGCTGCCGCTGCTGGTGACGATGACCCTGCCGAGCGCCTGGAGCGCGCTGACGATAGCGCGCCGGCGCTACGAGTCCTTCCACGCCTGGGTGCAGCACGCGCGCGCGGGGCGGCTGCTGGGGGCGCTGCTGATCGAGCCCGAGGCGGCGCCGGAGATCCGCGTCCACGGAGTGGGCCCGTTCCTGCTGCGTCACTTCCGCGCGATGTCGGAGACGGCGGAGGCGGAGCAGGCCCGTCTGGCCCGGCTGGCGGCCCGTACGGGTCTGATCGCGGCAGCCTGGACGGGCCTGGCGACGGCGGCGACATACGCGACGCTGGGCGGGCTGCTGCTGGCGGGCGCGATGGCGCTGTCGGTGGCGGGCACGGCCGTGATCGCCATCCGCACGGGTTCGCAGAGCCTGGACACCCTGGTGGTGGAGGTGAACGCCCTGCACGAGGAGGCGCTTTTCGTCGGCGACCTCCAGCGGCTGTACGCGGAGGCGGCCCAACGGGCGATTCCGGTGGGCGGGGCGGCGCTGCCGGAGGACCCGCGCGAGATTCGATTCGAGAACGTCAGCTTCACCTATCCGGGTGACGCGGCCCGCCCCGCCCTCGACGACGTGACGCTCACCGTGCCGCTCGGCAAGATCGTCGCGCTGGTCGGCGAGAACGGCTCCGGCAAGACGACCCTGGTCAAACTGCTGGCCGGGCTGTACGCCCCCGACCGCGGCCGGATCCTGTGGGACGACGTGGACGCGGCGAGCGCGGACCGGCATCTGCTCGCGGAGCGCGTCGCGATGGTGGCCCAGGACTTCAAGCGGTGGCCGTTCACGGCCCGGGTCAACGTGGCGGTCGGCCGCTCCTCGGTGCCGCTCACCGACGAGCGGGTGACGGAGGCGGTCGTGGAGGCCGGGGCCGAGCAGGTGGTCGGCGATCTGCCGCGCGGCCTGGACACCCTGCTGGCCCGCAACTTCAGCGGCGGGCACGAGTTGTCCGGCGGGCAGTGGCAGCGGCTCGGCATCGCCCGGGCCGCGTACCGGCGCGGCCGCATCCTGATCGTGGACGAGCCGACGGCCGCCTTGGACGCCCGGGCCGAGCTGGAGGTCTTCGAGAAGATCCGCGCCCTGGCCGGCACCGGCCAGACCGTCATCCTCATCACCCACCGGCTGGCGTCCGTTCGCCACGCGGACCTGGTGCACGTCCTGGACCAGGGCCGGCTCGTGGAGTCCGGCACACCGGAGGAGCTGCTGGCCGTCGGCGGGGTCTACGCGGAGCTGTACTCGCTCCAGGCGGAACAGTTCACGACGAAGTTGCCCGCTTCCGGGACGGAGCCGAAGGTTCCCGCTTCCGGGACGGAGCCGAAGCTGCCCGCTTCCGGGGCAACGGTGAAGGTGCCCGCCCCGAAGGCGGGCTGA
- a CDS encoding FUSC family protein gives MSRSVSLTLPPWLAHTLRAQRGPVPWNAVVRGALSAGPLLLVAVLIGRTSLGVVAAIAAMLAGINDRPGSRRASVKRLGVPALAGAGGLLVGTYAGDHVGAVALTVVLTLVGLVAGSVSAVGPVASGAGTQMLVASAIGAGMPLPESGWQRALAFLAGAGWLIALRLVLPTPGALAGDFRFDGERQAVAAVYDAVADLLDAAGADDAMARRAALTAALDHAQDALAGPRLRRYASSSAERRLHAQYAAALPLAEAATALAWAGEAVAGRASEGPRRLAAAVRDNTHTGPLPAPTRSAPALRALDDALLHAAEAFDRAKGTDLHTRRRTARTLLRTVFGAGGREYGLRVALCFGAGVAVAQTLHHSRWSGQHEHWYWLPATAVFLVKPDLGPLASRVLCRAAGTVLGALVFAGFAAVLPRPEGLIALVAVSGALIPVATRHFAAQTAVVTVLVLALVMVGGEPQASASRIAETLLACAIVLIVGHLPMPGQRGGGVRARLAAANSAAQAYLVHVLREADGHVISSIGPGGKTGVSPGTNNGSPRTKTGKPRTKTGSPRTKTGVSPSGRTGANISADAGAPTHSDARAVRWTLRREAYRTLAEARTVISLAAAELPALARHSEGADEIVAVLERLVDTTTACAVDLDDSGRLTPRHTERLAELLDELAGHRERAGLRLPELPLAM, from the coding sequence GTGTCGCGTTCCGTTTCCCTGACTCTTCCGCCCTGGCTCGCCCACACCCTCCGTGCCCAGCGCGGGCCGGTGCCCTGGAACGCGGTCGTGCGGGGCGCCCTGTCCGCCGGGCCGTTGCTCCTCGTCGCCGTGCTCATCGGGCGTACATCCCTCGGTGTCGTCGCCGCCATCGCAGCCATGCTCGCCGGGATCAACGACCGGCCCGGCAGTCGGCGGGCCTCGGTGAAGCGGCTCGGGGTGCCCGCGCTCGCGGGGGCGGGCGGGCTGCTCGTGGGGACGTATGCGGGGGATCATGTGGGGGCGGTGGCGCTGACGGTCGTCCTCACCCTCGTCGGGCTGGTCGCCGGGAGTGTCAGTGCCGTGGGGCCCGTCGCCTCCGGGGCCGGGACCCAGATGCTCGTCGCCTCCGCCATCGGCGCCGGGATGCCGCTGCCCGAGTCCGGGTGGCAGCGGGCGCTCGCCTTTCTCGCGGGGGCAGGGTGGCTCATCGCCCTGCGGCTGGTCCTGCCGACCCCCGGCGCCCTCGCCGGCGACTTCCGGTTCGACGGGGAGCGCCAGGCCGTCGCCGCCGTATACGACGCCGTCGCGGACCTTCTCGACGCCGCGGGGGCCGATGACGCCATGGCCCGGCGCGCCGCTCTCACCGCCGCCCTCGATCACGCGCAGGACGCCCTCGCCGGGCCCCGGCTGCGGCGCTACGCCAGTTCCTCGGCCGAGCGGCGGCTGCACGCGCAGTACGCCGCCGCGCTGCCGCTCGCGGAGGCCGCGACCGCGTTGGCCTGGGCCGGGGAAGCGGTGGCCGGGCGGGCGTCCGAAGGGCCCCGGCGGCTCGCCGCCGCCGTGCGCGACAACACGCACACCGGGCCGCTGCCCGCCCCGACCCGTTCGGCGCCGGCCCTGCGTGCCCTCGACGACGCCCTCCTCCACGCCGCCGAGGCCTTCGACCGGGCCAAGGGCACAGACCTGCACACCCGGAGGCGCACCGCCAGGACCCTGCTGCGCACCGTCTTCGGGGCAGGGGGACGTGAGTACGGCCTCCGCGTCGCCCTCTGCTTCGGGGCCGGCGTCGCCGTCGCGCAGACCCTGCACCACTCCCGCTGGTCCGGGCAGCACGAGCACTGGTACTGGCTGCCCGCCACCGCCGTCTTCCTCGTCAAGCCCGACCTCGGACCGCTCGCCTCGCGTGTGCTGTGCCGTGCGGCCGGGACGGTTCTCGGGGCTCTCGTCTTCGCGGGGTTCGCCGCCGTGCTGCCCCGGCCGGAGGGCCTCATCGCGCTCGTGGCGGTCAGCGGTGCCCTCATTCCCGTCGCCACGCGGCACTTCGCCGCGCAGACCGCCGTCGTCACCGTCCTCGTCCTGGCCCTGGTGATGGTCGGTGGCGAGCCGCAGGCCTCCGCCAGCCGGATCGCGGAGACGCTGCTGGCCTGCGCGATCGTGCTGATCGTGGGGCATCTGCCGATGCCGGGGCAGCGGGGCGGGGGCGTGCGCGCCCGGCTGGCTGCCGCGAACAGCGCCGCTCAGGCGTACCTCGTCCACGTCCTGCGCGAGGCCGACGGGCATGTCATAAGCAGCATCGGCCCCGGCGGCAAGACCGGCGTCAGTCCCGGCACCAACAACGGCAGCCCTCGCACCAAGACCGGCAAGCCTCGCACCAAGACCGGCAGCCCCCGCACCAAGACCGGCGTCAGCCCCAGCGGCAGGACCGGTGCCAACATCAGCGCCGACGCCGGCGCTCCGACCCACTCCGACGCGCGCGCCGTCCGCTGGACCCTCCGCCGTGAGGCCTACCGCACCCTCGCCGAGGCCCGTACCGTCATCTCCCTCGCCGCCGCCGAACTCCCCGCTCTCGCCCGGCACTCGGAAGGCGCGGACGAGATCGTCGCCGTCCTCGAACGGCTCGTCGACACCACCACCGCGTGCGCCGTGGACCTCGACGACTCCGGCCGGCTCACGCCCCGGCACACCGAGCGGCTCGCCGAACTCCTCGACGAACTCGCGGGGCACCGCGAGCGCGCGGGGCTACGGCTGCCCGAGCTGCCCCTCGCCATGTAG
- a CDS encoding DUF899 domain-containing protein produces MSLPEIVSRAQWRAAREKLLIKEKIVTRAWDVLNAERRGLPMVEIDAEYVFEGGDGKATLLDLFEGRTQLVVYHFMFAPEWDAGCRSCSGFLDQIGHLAHLKARGTTFAAVSRAPYTKILPFKARMGWTVPWYSSYGSDFNQDFEVTLEHEGELVERPGVSCFLRDHDRVFHTYSTYERGLDGLGSTTSLLDITALGRQEEWEEPKGRASVLGAPAGSERIRYHDEYEE; encoded by the coding sequence ATGTCGCTTCCGGAGATCGTCTCGCGGGCGCAGTGGCGCGCGGCGCGTGAGAAATTGCTGATCAAGGAGAAGATCGTCACGCGCGCGTGGGATGTGCTCAACGCGGAGCGGCGCGGGCTGCCGATGGTCGAGATCGACGCCGAGTACGTGTTCGAGGGCGGTGACGGCAAGGCCACGCTGCTCGACCTCTTCGAGGGCCGGACCCAACTCGTCGTCTATCACTTCATGTTCGCGCCCGAGTGGGACGCCGGCTGCCGCAGCTGCTCGGGCTTCCTCGACCAGATAGGGCACTTGGCGCATCTGAAGGCGCGGGGGACGACGTTCGCCGCCGTGTCCCGGGCGCCGTACACGAAGATCCTGCCGTTCAAGGCGCGGATGGGCTGGACGGTGCCCTGGTACTCGTCGTACGGCAGCGACTTCAACCAGGACTTCGAGGTGACCCTGGAACACGAGGGGGAGCTCGTCGAGCGGCCGGGCGTCAGCTGCTTCCTGCGGGACCACGACCGGGTCTTCCACACCTACTCGACGTACGAGCGCGGCCTGGACGGGCTCGGCTCGACCACCAGCCTGCTGGACATCACCGCGCTGGGCCGGCAGGAGGAGTGGGAGGAACCCAAGGGGCGGGCGTCGGTTCTCGGGGCACCTGCGGGCAGCGAGCGCATCCGGTATCACGACGAGTACGAGGAGTGA
- a CDS encoding endonuclease/exonuclease/phosphatase family protein translates to MLLGTWNLENLYRPGGPYGPKDKGAYETKLAALAAVITELDPTLLGLQEVGEPEALRDLARMLDGDWHLALSRRPDSRGIRVGFVGRAPFEVLSDTSAFPAKLRPVQTDDEGLSVAESGRGFLAVEATTGSGPLRVAVAHLKSKLLSYPRGRFQPRDEGERARYGAYALYRRAAEATALRALADELLAGDGRARDVAILGDLNDEVQAATTQILLGPPGSEIGTPGYEAADRGDATRLWNVAPLIPAERRYSRVNSGRSELIDHVLVSHRLVHRVTEAGTGLPDRAMPRLPSVGADPAERRSAAGSDHAAVWVRIS, encoded by the coding sequence ATGCTCCTCGGCACCTGGAACCTGGAGAACCTCTACCGTCCCGGCGGACCGTACGGCCCCAAGGACAAGGGCGCGTACGAGACGAAGCTCGCCGCCCTCGCCGCCGTAATCACGGAACTCGACCCGACGCTGCTCGGCCTCCAGGAGGTCGGGGAGCCCGAGGCGCTGCGTGACCTCGCCCGGATGCTGGACGGTGACTGGCATCTGGCCCTCTCCCGGCGCCCGGACAGCCGGGGCATCCGGGTCGGCTTCGTCGGTCGTGCGCCGTTCGAGGTGCTGTCCGACACGAGCGCCTTCCCGGCGAAGCTGCGTCCGGTGCAGACGGACGACGAAGGGCTGTCGGTGGCGGAGTCGGGCCGCGGCTTCCTGGCGGTGGAGGCGACGACCGGCAGCGGGCCGTTGCGAGTGGCGGTCGCGCATCTCAAGTCGAAGCTGCTGTCGTACCCGCGCGGGCGGTTCCAGCCGCGCGACGAGGGCGAGCGGGCGCGGTACGGCGCGTACGCCCTGTACCGGCGGGCGGCCGAGGCGACGGCGCTGCGCGCACTCGCCGACGAGCTGCTGGCCGGTGACGGGCGCGCCCGGGACGTCGCGATACTGGGCGACCTGAACGACGAGGTGCAGGCGGCGACCACGCAGATCCTGCTCGGCCCGCCCGGCTCCGAGATCGGCACGCCCGGGTACGAGGCGGCCGACCGGGGCGACGCGACCCGCCTGTGGAACGTGGCCCCGCTCATCCCCGCCGAGCGGCGCTACTCCCGCGTCAACTCCGGGCGCAGCGAGCTGATCGACCACGTCCTGGTCAGCCACCGCCTGGTGCACCGGGTGACGGAGGCGGGGACGGGGCTGCCCGACAGGGCGATGCCACGGCTGCCGTCGGTGGGGGCCGATCCGGCGGAGCGGCGGAGTGCGGCGGGGTCGGATCACGCGGCGGTGTGGGTGCGGATCAGCTAG
- a CDS encoding nucleotidyltransferase domain-containing protein, whose amino-acid sequence MSTLTDPAFLNTTADRLASLPTVRAVALGGSRAQGTHTPDSDWDLAIYYRGSFDPADLRALGWEGEVSEVGGWGGGVFNGGAWLTIDGRRVDVHYRDLDVVERELAQAEQGRFRVEPLMFHLAGIPSYLVVAELAINQVLRGDLPRPTAYPEKLRTTAAERWHGTAGATLAYAKANHAPAGRLTEVAGAIATAAVQAGHGVLAGRGEWVTNEKRLLERAGLCRVDDILEGQRAQPEALLRAVADAEALFSVKG is encoded by the coding sequence ATGTCCACTCTCACCGACCCCGCCTTCCTGAACACCACCGCCGACCGCCTGGCCTCCCTCCCCACCGTCCGGGCCGTCGCCCTCGGCGGCTCCCGCGCACAGGGCACGCACACACCCGACAGCGACTGGGACCTGGCCATCTATTACCGAGGCTCTTTCGACCCCGCCGACCTCCGCGCCCTCGGCTGGGAGGGCGAGGTCTCCGAGGTCGGCGGCTGGGGCGGCGGCGTGTTCAACGGGGGCGCGTGGCTGACGATCGACGGGCGGCGCGTGGACGTGCACTACCGGGATCTCGACGTGGTGGAGCGGGAGTTGGCGCAGGCGGAGCAGGGGCGGTTCCGGGTGGAGCCGTTGATGTTCCATCTCGCTGGGATTCCGAGCTACTTGGTGGTCGCGGAGCTGGCCATCAACCAGGTGCTGCGGGGCGACCTCCCGCGCCCGACGGCCTACCCGGAGAAGCTGCGCACCACCGCCGCCGAACGCTGGCACGGCACGGCCGGCGCCACCCTGGCGTACGCGAAGGCCAACCACGCCCCGGCGGGACGACTGACAGAGGTCGCGGGCGCCATCGCCACGGCCGCCGTACAGGCCGGGCACGGGGTGCTGGCGGGGCGGGGGGAGTGGGTGACGAATGAGAAGCGGTTGCTGGAGCGGGCCGGGCTGTGCCGGGTCGACGACATCCTGGAAGGGCAGCGGGCACAGCCGGAAGCGCTGCTTCGAGCGGTTGCCGACGCCGAAGCGCTGTTCTCAGTGAAGGGTTGA
- a CDS encoding toll/interleukin-1 receptor domain-containing protein produces MWDVFLSYSRGDVEQVRPLARALRDGGLEVFTDETGVASFAGISDTIRRELARSKALLAYYSTGYPEREACQWELTTAYLAGLGEGDPRRRVMVVNPEPGTDHIHPVELRDARHASAGDLTALVEDVRAHVARLDSPMAVAEADHGVRRRTPGAPGPRPEFLGRLSELWQVHSALHAHAAPLVTGRAAAHAVQIRGMAGIGKTALAQEYAVRFEAAYPGGVFWLDGEAYDDSVRALATDDLFGRLDALGEPFLWVVDSVPAGRRPAREIAAMAAPHPLGHTLFTLRSRAYDSLGTPVDLGPLDAPHARVLVGGDEDGDDALAEAVEGHPLALALLGRAVRAGHGPRTLYDRLHARGASLLDSLAHEDVTGSLVRDVDTANAADVLRCAAALHPLPLTVEDAERVLAAADGVPRAVAHRRAENGVAELRVRSLLTPASDGDWHLHPVTLHAWHHHDPAPARTETLRHTALRTLCVRRDPVTLAFPGSRREAPMAAPSESERMAAFDIQVELVTRIGVQELAPGTGSLREALTSLKSLIDFTRATLHTYNIHLEPGSQTGAPTVQSLAYTLINDVIRPFTTPWHPRLAAYEARCPADVAPPDHEAAWPEAEAMRAELTALREPLRRIAEGLGGISGADFGVAATG; encoded by the coding sequence GTGTGGGACGTCTTCCTCAGCTACAGCCGCGGTGATGTGGAGCAGGTCCGTCCGCTCGCGCGGGCGCTGCGCGACGGCGGGCTCGAGGTGTTCACGGACGAGACCGGGGTCGCGTCCTTCGCCGGCATCAGCGACACCATCCGGCGCGAACTCGCCCGCTCCAAGGCGCTCCTGGCCTACTACTCCACCGGCTACCCCGAGCGCGAGGCCTGCCAGTGGGAGCTGACCACCGCCTATCTCGCGGGACTTGGGGAGGGCGACCCGCGGCGCCGCGTCATGGTCGTCAACCCGGAACCGGGCACGGACCACATCCATCCGGTCGAGCTGCGGGACGCCCGGCACGCCTCGGCCGGCGACCTCACCGCGCTCGTCGAGGACGTACGCGCGCATGTGGCCCGCCTCGACAGCCCCATGGCCGTCGCGGAAGCGGATCACGGCGTACGACGCCGGACACCGGGCGCACCGGGTCCGCGCCCCGAGTTCCTCGGCCGCCTCTCCGAGCTCTGGCAGGTGCACTCCGCGCTGCACGCCCACGCCGCGCCCCTGGTCACGGGACGCGCCGCCGCTCACGCCGTCCAGATCCGAGGCATGGCGGGCATCGGCAAGACGGCACTCGCCCAGGAGTACGCCGTCCGCTTCGAAGCCGCGTACCCGGGCGGCGTCTTCTGGCTGGACGGGGAGGCCTACGACGACTCGGTGCGCGCCCTGGCCACGGATGATCTCTTCGGCCGGCTCGACGCCCTCGGCGAACCGTTCCTCTGGGTCGTCGACTCCGTCCCCGCCGGCCGACGCCCCGCACGCGAGATCGCGGCGATGGCGGCCCCGCACCCCCTCGGCCACACCCTCTTCACCCTCCGCAGCCGTGCTTACGACAGCCTCGGCACCCCCGTCGACCTGGGACCCCTCGATGCGCCCCACGCGCGCGTGCTCGTCGGTGGCGACGAAGACGGCGACGACGCGCTGGCCGAGGCGGTCGAGGGCCACCCGCTCGCCCTGGCCCTTCTGGGGCGTGCCGTCCGCGCGGGACACGGGCCGCGCACCCTCTACGACCGCCTGCACGCCCGGGGCGCCTCCCTCCTCGACTCGCTCGCCCACGAGGACGTCACCGGCTCGCTGGTGCGCGACGTGGACACGGCGAACGCCGCCGACGTCCTGCGCTGCGCGGCCGCCCTGCACCCGCTGCCACTGACCGTCGAGGACGCCGAGCGGGTACTCGCCGCCGCCGACGGCGTGCCGAGAGCGGTCGCGCACCGGCGCGCCGAGAACGGCGTCGCCGAACTCCGCGTACGCAGCCTGCTCACTCCCGCCTCCGACGGAGACTGGCACCTCCACCCGGTCACCCTGCACGCCTGGCACCACCACGACCCGGCCCCCGCCCGCACCGAGACCCTGCGCCATACCGCGCTGCGCACCCTGTGCGTCCGGCGCGACCCGGTTACGCTGGCCTTCCCCGGAAGCCGGAGGGAGGCACCCATGGCAGCACCCAGCGAGTCGGAACGCATGGCGGCCTTCGACATCCAGGTCGAACTGGTCACCCGGATCGGGGTGCAGGAACTGGCGCCGGGCACGGGAAGCCTGCGCGAGGCACTGACCTCCCTGAAGTCGCTGATCGACTTCACGCGCGCGACGCTGCACACGTACAACATCCATCTGGAGCCCGGCTCGCAGACCGGCGCGCCGACGGTCCAGAGCCTGGCGTACACCTTGATCAACGACGTCATCCGCCCCTTCACCACCCCCTGGCACCCCCGCCTCGCCGCGTACGAGGCCCGCTGCCCGGCGGACGTCGCCCCGCCCGACCACGAGGCGGCCTGGCCGGAGGCGGAGGCGATGCGCGCCGAACTGACCGCGTTGCGGGAGCCGTTGCGGCGGATCGCGGAGGGGCTGGGCGGTATTTCCGGGGCGGACTTCGGAGTGGCGGCGACGGGTTGA
- a CDS encoding nuclear transport factor 2 family protein codes for MYHAIVRRKVRNLWRTVGSGAGGYRQAVALAAPDVRFRFLGDTPMGADLRGREAFADWFERFERTFPGLRLTLQDIVVQGPPWNTSVVTRLTVRGTLADGSAYENEAIQWVRLRWGRMVEDTVMEDTLRLDQAYRTQTAARAS; via the coding sequence ATGTACCACGCCATCGTCCGCCGCAAGGTCCGCAACCTCTGGCGCACCGTCGGCAGCGGTGCCGGCGGCTACCGGCAGGCCGTCGCCCTCGCCGCCCCCGACGTGCGCTTCCGCTTCCTCGGCGACACCCCTATGGGCGCCGATCTGCGCGGCCGGGAGGCATTCGCCGACTGGTTCGAGCGGTTCGAGCGCACGTTTCCCGGCCTCCGGCTGACCCTTCAGGACATCGTCGTCCAGGGGCCGCCCTGGAACACCAGCGTCGTGACGCGGCTGACCGTCCGCGGCACCCTCGCGGACGGCAGCGCGTACGAGAACGAGGCCATTCAATGGGTCCGGCTGCGCTGGGGGCGCATGGTCGAGGACACGGTCATGGAGGACACGCTGCGGCTCGACCAGGCGTACCGGACGCAGACAGCGGCTCGCGCTAGCTGA